A region of Cellulophaga sp. RHA19 DNA encodes the following proteins:
- a CDS encoding Crp/Fnr family transcriptional regulator produces MSRCENCIIRQFNSLRAMSKDELKKVSDSKVSKTFKKGDAIFEEGDRLDGVFCVREGVSKLSKLSSNGKDQIIKLATKGEILGQRSVIAEESANLSAVAIKDMDLCFIPKESILHTLNTNPNFAVEVLRHMANDLREADDVIVNMSQKTVKQRIAEAFIYLKTEFGEDENGFLLLSLSREDMSNVVGTATESTIRIISEFKKKGMIETSGKKIRITNLDKLQSVVSGL; encoded by the coding sequence ATGAGTAGGTGTGAAAATTGTATTATTCGTCAGTTTAATTCATTACGAGCTATGAGCAAGGATGAGTTAAAAAAGGTATCGGACTCTAAAGTTTCTAAAACCTTTAAAAAAGGTGATGCAATTTTTGAAGAGGGAGATAGGTTAGATGGTGTTTTTTGTGTTAGAGAAGGTGTCTCTAAACTATCTAAATTGAGCTCTAACGGTAAAGACCAAATAATTAAACTTGCAACTAAAGGAGAAATATTAGGACAACGCTCTGTTATTGCAGAAGAATCTGCAAATTTAAGTGCAGTAGCCATTAAGGATATGGATCTTTGTTTTATTCCTAAAGAAAGTATTTTACACACATTAAATACCAATCCTAATTTTGCTGTTGAGGTACTACGCCATATGGCTAATGATTTAAGAGAGGCCGATGATGTTATTGTAAATATGTCTCAAAAAACAGTAAAACAACGTATTGCTGAAGCTTTTATTTACTTAAAAACAGAGTTTGGTGAAGACGAAAATGGGTTTTTGCTACTAAGTTTAAGTAGAGAAGATATGAGTAATGTTGTTGGCACTGCAACAGAATCTACTATTAGAATTATATCAGAATTTAAAAAGAAAGGTATGATTGAAACTTCTGGCAAAAAAATACGCATTACAAACCTTGACAAACTACAAAGCGTTGTAAGCGGTTTATAA
- a CDS encoding outer membrane beta-barrel protein, which produces MKQRVILLVGILISTMSYAQFEISAGTGYAIGSAEMKLGTETTATSVENTYGSYGEGVNFQLRGTYFFNEKVGLDLGVGYLNGADHTINKTTVSGVDVDAIARGRAFGATVAVAYKFTDNFYGRVGALLKVAGKTEAVVFNSTLLSEEERAPYSLPEGSYSETNYVEDYHGKFPLGFVGALGYKFPIDNNFSIYVEAEYYGISLKRKDSELQEFNTNLFTPDGNMVAEGVYTLDNLPPGYVKKTNYVDELRNDNTDPSKKLSQKVPYSSFGINVGVTYKFKKSAKKQ; this is translated from the coding sequence TTGAAACAAAGAGTAATATTATTAGTCGGTATTTTAATTAGTACTATGTCTTATGCTCAATTTGAAATTTCGGCAGGTACAGGTTATGCAATAGGAAGCGCCGAAATGAAATTAGGAACAGAAACAACAGCAACAAGTGTAGAGAATACTTATGGTAGTTATGGTGAAGGTGTTAACTTTCAACTAAGAGGAACTTATTTTTTTAATGAAAAAGTTGGTTTAGACTTAGGTGTAGGTTACTTAAATGGTGCAGATCATACAATAAATAAAACAACTGTATCAGGAGTAGATGTAGATGCAATTGCTAGAGGTAGAGCTTTTGGCGCAACTGTTGCTGTAGCTTATAAGTTTACAGATAACTTTTATGGTCGTGTTGGTGCTTTGTTAAAAGTAGCAGGGAAAACAGAAGCTGTAGTTTTTAATAGTACATTATTATCTGAAGAAGAGAGAGCTCCATATAGTCTTCCTGAAGGTTCTTATTCAGAAACTAATTATGTAGAAGATTATCACGGTAAGTTTCCATTAGGTTTTGTTGGTGCCTTAGGGTATAAGTTTCCTATAGATAACAACTTTAGTATTTACGTAGAAGCAGAATACTACGGTATTAGCTTAAAGCGTAAGGATTCTGAATTACAAGAGTTCAATACTAACTTATTTACTCCAGATGGTAATATGGTTGCAGAAGGTGTTTATACTTTAGATAACTTGCCTCCAGGTTATGTTAAAAAAACCAACTATGTAGATGAGTTAAGAAATGACAATACAGATCCGTCTAAAAAATTATCACAAAAAGTACCTTATTCTTCTTTTGGTATTAATGTAGGTGTAACATATAAATTTAAAAAGTCTGCTAAAAAACAGTAG
- a CDS encoding heavy metal translocating P-type ATPase yields the protein MTKEKCFHCGDDCDTLPIVFKDKNFCCNGCKTVFEIFESNDLSYYYDLQSAAGATPNEVEGKYNFLDTPEILEKLIEFNEKKHQIVNLYIPHIHCSSCIWVLENLNKLQKAVSSSQVDFPKKMVRIAYNPEELSLKQLVILLAKIGYEPYISLNDYDKGKKSVDRSLTYKLGVAGFAFGNVMFLSFPEYFEVQEFWLDQYKNVFRWLMFAFSLPVVFYSAQDYLISAYKSISSKILNIDVPIALGVLVLFVRSTLEIAFDWGTGFFDSLTGLIFFLLLGKFFQQKTYSFLSFERDYKSYFPIAVTRILSGGKEETVQVYDIKQGDRLLIRNEELIPVDGIVLKGNARIDYSFVTGESEAVKKASGDKILAGGKQLQGAIEMEALKSVSQSYLTQLWGNSVFSEDKTSKFQTITDKISQRFTVAVLSIAFIATFIWMFIDSSKAMNVFTAVLIIACPCAIALAAPFTLGNMLRIFGRKKFYLKNTQTIEQLAQLTTAIFDKTGTLTTAQKSTASYEGLALSASEESLLKNTLRASNHPLSRTLYNLLAEQDILTLDEYHEHLGKGIVGVLEDDNIKVGSANFAGNGTVSGQENTAVYISSNDDYKGRYVFSNQYRDGVPKLFSKMQKTLDLGVLSGDNEGEKERLEALLPKLTPLYFNQKPEDKLDFIKSLQKQGKKVLMVGDGLNDAGALAQSDVGIAISENVNVFSPACDGILDASKFKQLYQYIKASKSAMKIIKLSFGFSLLYNLIGLYFATTGQLMPVIAAILMPLSSISIVLFTTIATNLVGKKLI from the coding sequence ATGACTAAAGAAAAATGTTTTCATTGCGGAGATGACTGTGACACCTTACCCATTGTTTTTAAAGATAAGAATTTTTGTTGTAATGGATGTAAAACAGTTTTTGAGATTTTTGAATCAAACGATTTGTCATATTACTATGACCTGCAATCTGCAGCAGGCGCAACACCAAATGAGGTAGAGGGGAAATACAATTTTTTAGATACTCCAGAGATTTTAGAGAAGCTTATAGAGTTTAATGAAAAAAAACACCAAATAGTAAATCTTTACATACCGCATATACATTGTAGCTCTTGTATTTGGGTGTTAGAAAACTTGAATAAATTACAAAAAGCAGTAAGTAGTTCTCAAGTAGATTTTCCTAAAAAAATGGTACGTATTGCATACAATCCAGAGGAGTTAAGCTTAAAACAATTGGTTATATTATTGGCAAAAATAGGTTACGAGCCTTATATTTCTTTAAATGATTATGACAAAGGTAAAAAAAGCGTAGATCGTAGTCTTACCTATAAATTAGGGGTTGCGGGCTTTGCTTTTGGTAATGTTATGTTTTTATCTTTTCCAGAGTATTTTGAGGTACAGGAGTTTTGGTTAGACCAGTATAAAAATGTGTTTAGGTGGTTAATGTTTGCTTTTTCATTACCTGTTGTTTTTTATTCAGCACAAGACTATTTAATATCAGCATATAAAAGTATTTCTTCTAAAATATTAAATATAGATGTACCAATTGCTTTAGGTGTTTTGGTACTTTTTGTGCGTAGTACATTAGAAATTGCTTTTGACTGGGGAACTGGTTTTTTTGATAGTCTAACTGGATTAATATTTTTTCTGTTATTAGGTAAATTTTTTCAGCAAAAAACATATTCATTTTTATCTTTTGAGAGAGATTATAAATCATACTTTCCAATAGCTGTAACCAGAATTTTATCTGGTGGAAAAGAAGAAACAGTACAGGTTTATGATATTAAACAAGGAGACAGACTTTTAATTAGAAATGAAGAATTAATACCCGTAGATGGGATTGTGTTAAAAGGTAATGCACGTATAGATTATAGTTTTGTTACAGGTGAATCTGAAGCTGTAAAAAAAGCATCTGGAGATAAAATTTTAGCTGGTGGCAAGCAGTTGCAAGGAGCAATAGAAATGGAAGCTTTAAAATCTGTATCGCAAAGTTATTTAACGCAACTGTGGGGGAATTCGGTTTTTTCTGAAGATAAAACAAGTAAGTTCCAAACCATTACAGATAAAATAAGTCAACGTTTTACGGTAGCTGTTTTAAGTATTGCTTTTATAGCTACATTTATTTGGATGTTTATAGACAGTAGTAAGGCTATGAATGTTTTTACTGCAGTTTTAATAATTGCTTGTCCTTGTGCAATAGCATTGGCGGCACCTTTTACATTAGGTAATATGTTACGTATTTTTGGGCGTAAAAAATTCTATTTAAAAAACACCCAAACAATAGAGCAGTTGGCACAATTAACTACGGCTATTTTTGATAAAACAGGAACACTAACTACGGCGCAAAAGAGCACAGCAAGTTATGAGGGGCTAGCATTGAGCGCTAGTGAAGAATCGCTTTTAAAAAATACGTTAAGGGCATCTAACCATCCTTTAAGTAGAACACTTTATAACTTGTTAGCAGAGCAAGATATTTTAACTTTAGATGAATACCACGAGCACTTAGGAAAAGGTATAGTTGGTGTTTTAGAAGATGATAATATAAAAGTGGGTTCTGCAAATTTTGCAGGAAACGGTACTGTAAGTGGTCAAGAAAACACTGCGGTGTATATTAGTAGTAATGATGATTATAAAGGACGATATGTTTTTTCTAACCAATACAGAGATGGTGTGCCTAAGTTATTTTCTAAAATGCAAAAAACACTAGATTTAGGCGTTTTATCTGGTGATAATGAAGGGGAGAAAGAAAGATTAGAAGCTTTATTACCTAAATTGACACCACTATATTTTAATCAGAAACCAGAAGATAAATTAGATTTTATTAAGAGTTTGCAAAAGCAAGGAAAAAAAGTACTTATGGTAGGTGATGGTTTAAATGATGCTGGTGCTTTAGCACAGAGTGATGTTGGCATTGCTATATCTGAAAATGTAAATGTATTTTCACCTGCGTGTGATGGTATTTTAGATGCATCAAAATTTAAACAACTATATCAATATATAAAAGCATCAAAAAGTGCAATGAAAATTATAAAACTTAGTTTTGGGTTTTCTTTATTATATAATTTAATTGGGTTGTATTTTGCTACAACAGGACAGTTAATGCCGGTAATAGCTGCTATTTTAATGCCTTTAAGTTCTATAAGTATTGTTTTATTTACTACTATAGCTACTAATTTGGTTGGTAAAAAACTGATATAA
- a CDS encoding energy transducer TonB — protein sequence MSFLDTKHKKKSFTLTTLLLSVLLLLLFYFGFTTMDPPEEKGIAVNFGQMDFGKGNVQPKEKIKSEPVKTTKEVVEEQQEEVKPVAEPEVQQESAQEKAAEKLVTQDNEESILIKQKQEAKRKADAAAKKAKAEAERKEQQRVAAEKAEAERKRKAEQAKRDKVDNLFGGLAKSDGKATGGEGDDNKAGDKGNPQGNPYATSYYGSPGSGSGGSGYGLSGRKLLNKGQVKQDCNEEGRVVVKIVVDRNGKVLSATAGVKGTTNNHPCLLKPAEATARLHKWNLDTKAPSRQIGFVVVNFKLGE from the coding sequence ATGTCGTTCTTAGATACCAAACACAAGAAAAAATCTTTTACGCTTACAACTTTGTTGCTAAGCGTACTCTTGTTGTTGCTTTTTTATTTTGGATTTACAACTATGGATCCTCCAGAAGAAAAAGGTATTGCGGTTAATTTTGGCCAGATGGATTTTGGTAAGGGTAACGTGCAACCAAAAGAAAAAATAAAGTCTGAACCAGTAAAAACAACCAAAGAAGTTGTAGAAGAACAGCAAGAAGAGGTAAAGCCAGTTGCAGAACCAGAAGTGCAGCAAGAATCTGCGCAGGAAAAGGCTGCAGAAAAATTGGTTACACAAGATAACGAAGAATCTATTTTAATAAAGCAAAAGCAAGAAGCTAAACGCAAGGCAGATGCTGCAGCAAAAAAAGCCAAAGCAGAAGCAGAGCGTAAAGAGCAGCAACGTGTTGCAGCAGAAAAGGCTGAGGCAGAACGTAAACGTAAAGCAGAACAGGCTAAAAGAGATAAGGTAGATAACCTTTTTGGTGGTTTAGCTAAGTCTGACGGTAAAGCTACCGGAGGTGAAGGAGATGATAATAAAGCTGGTGACAAGGGTAATCCGCAAGGAAATCCATATGCAACTAGTTACTATGGTTCTCCTGGATCTGGAAGCGGCGGTTCTGGTTACGGATTGTCAGGACGAAAACTTTTAAATAAAGGCCAGGTTAAGCAAGATTGTAATGAGGAGGGTAGAGTAGTAGTAAAAATAGTAGTAGACCGTAATGGCAAAGTGCTATCTGCAACTGCAGGTGTAAAAGGTACTACTAATAACCACCCTTGTTTGTTAAAACCAGCAGAGGCAACAGCACGTTTACATAAATGGAATTTAGATACTAAGGCACCAAGTAGACAAATAGGATTTGTTGTTGTAAACTTTAAATTAGGAGAGTAA
- the nagB gene encoding glucosamine-6-phosphate deaminase: MLKSNIDKATGFEKRFENINTVVFKNSTNASKSVANEIANLIREKQRENKRCVLGLATGSTPKGLYAELVRIHKEEGLSFNNVVTFNLDEYYPMEPDSIHSYVRFMKELLLDQVDILPENYNIPDGTLTKTNISKYCSDYESKIEAVGGLDLQILGIGGNGHIGFNESGSLQNSKTRLVALDHITRVAASKDFGGLSNTPRTAITLGVKKIMEAKRVILMAWGEGKSNIIAQSVEGEVTNKVPASFLQEHNNAVFVLDKEAASKLTRVDTPWLVEKVEWTDKLIRKAVLGLALRLNKPVLMLTDADYIENGMSDLLADSGPAYDINIKIFNKLQNTITGWPGGKPNADDSNRPERATPEKKRVLIFSPHPDDDIISMGGTFKRLVEQGHEVHVAYQTSGNIAVADDEALRFASFVCDYNEKFSVEDKRAEEIFAKAAKFLANKKASEVDIEEVRYIKGLIRKGEARATSHFVGLNDDQIHFMNLPFYETGAIEKNPVGEDDVQLTMNIIAQVQPHQIYAAGDLADPHGTHKVCLDAIFEAVKRLKSEPYMNNCWVWLYRGAWQEWGIDEIEMAVPMGPDQVLEKRRGIFKHQSQKDGVVFQGADSREFWQRAEDRNKETASIYDQLGMARYAAMEAFVRWRF, encoded by the coding sequence ATGTTAAAAAGTAATATTGATAAGGCTACAGGTTTTGAAAAAAGATTTGAAAATATAAATACGGTTGTTTTTAAAAACTCTACAAACGCATCAAAATCCGTAGCAAATGAAATTGCAAATTTAATTAGAGAAAAACAAAGAGAGAATAAAAGGTGCGTATTAGGTTTAGCTACAGGCTCTACGCCCAAAGGTTTATATGCAGAATTAGTAAGAATACATAAAGAAGAAGGGCTAAGTTTTAACAACGTAGTTACATTTAATTTAGATGAGTATTACCCTATGGAGCCAGACTCTATACACAGCTATGTTAGGTTTATGAAAGAACTACTTTTAGACCAAGTAGATATTTTACCAGAAAATTATAATATTCCTGATGGTACTTTAACCAAAACAAACATCTCTAAATACTGTAGTGATTATGAATCTAAAATTGAAGCAGTTGGTGGTTTAGATCTACAAATTTTGGGTATAGGAGGTAATGGTCATATAGGTTTTAATGAGTCTGGATCTTTACAAAACTCTAAAACTAGATTAGTAGCATTAGACCATATTACTAGGGTTGCAGCAAGCAAAGATTTTGGAGGTTTAAGTAATACACCAAGAACAGCAATAACATTAGGAGTAAAAAAAATAATGGAAGCCAAAAGAGTAATTCTAATGGCTTGGGGAGAGGGTAAGTCTAATATTATAGCCCAATCAGTAGAAGGAGAAGTAACAAATAAAGTACCAGCGTCTTTTTTGCAAGAACATAACAATGCTGTATTTGTTTTAGATAAAGAAGCGGCTTCTAAACTAACAAGAGTAGATACTCCTTGGTTAGTAGAAAAAGTAGAGTGGACAGATAAACTTATACGTAAGGCAGTGTTAGGTTTAGCATTACGCTTAAATAAGCCAGTTTTAATGCTTACAGATGCGGATTATATAGAAAATGGTATGAGCGATTTGTTGGCAGATTCTGGTCCGGCTTACGACATCAATATAAAAATATTTAATAAGCTGCAGAATACAATTACGGGTTGGCCAGGCGGTAAACCTAACGCAGATGATAGTAACAGGCCAGAACGTGCCACACCAGAAAAAAAACGAGTACTAATTTTTAGTCCACACCCAGATGATGATATTATTAGTATGGGTGGTACTTTTAAACGATTGGTAGAACAAGGTCATGAAGTACACGTAGCATATCAAACCTCTGGTAATATAGCAGTAGCAGATGATGAGGCTTTGCGTTTTGCTAGTTTTGTGTGCGATTATAACGAGAAATTTTCTGTTGAAGACAAAAGAGCAGAAGAGATTTTTGCTAAAGCGGCTAAATTTTTAGCCAATAAAAAAGCTAGTGAAGTAGATATAGAAGAGGTACGTTACATAAAAGGCTTAATAAGAAAAGGAGAGGCAAGGGCTACAAGCCATTTTGTAGGCTTAAATGATGATCAAATTCATTTTATGAACCTTCCTTTTTATGAAACGGGAGCTATAGAAAAAAATCCTGTTGGTGAGGATGATGTACAATTAACAATGAATATAATTGCACAGGTACAACCACATCAAATTTATGCAGCAGGAGATTTAGCAGATCCACACGGCACACACAAAGTATGTTTAGATGCTATTTTTGAAGCAGTAAAAAGATTAAAGTCAGAACCATATATGAACAATTGTTGGGTTTGGTTATACAGGGGAGCTTGGCAAGAGTGGGGAATAGATGAAATAGAAATGGCTGTGCCAATGGGACCAGACCAGGTATTAGAAAAAAGACGCGGTATTTTTAAGCATCAGTCTCAAAAAGATGGTGTAGTTTTTCAGGGCGCAGATAGCAGAGAGTTTTGGCAAAGAGCAGAAGATCGTAATAAAGAAACTGCATCTATTTATGACCAGTTGGGAATGGCACGCTACGCAGCAATGGAAGCATTTGTACGTTGGCGTTTTTAA
- a CDS encoding alginate export family protein has product MKLLKNTFFIGLLIFIQQANAQQFDLSGELKPRFEYRNGYSTLNSDAVDPASFVSQRTRLNFAYKSEEFNAFVAAQNVRVWGDRATLGTTDENGITLQQAWAEVTTGKFSFKLGRQEIAYDAERIFGGANWNQQGRSHDAFKIKFMADANNRIDVGFALNETSQSIFEEAYTLNNYKNFQYLWYNTKFNKVGLSFLFLNTGFAFDDNNEQEIAYNQTIGLTTAINENKWSADASVYYQTGKIENTDLSALNASANFSYNLNSEFLLGLGAEYMSGTDMNETNGNLNSFTPWFGTNHRYNGIMDYFYVGNHSNSVGLVDINAKLNYSKNKFSANLAPHFFSSAATIVNTNGIEQDSYLGTEIDLTLGYKASKSILINAGYSQMFASDSMEIIKGGDASKTNNWAWAMITFKPHFLTYTKN; this is encoded by the coding sequence ATGAAGTTATTGAAAAATACATTTTTTATTGGATTACTAATTTTTATACAGCAAGCTAACGCACAACAATTTGATTTAAGTGGAGAGTTAAAACCCCGATTTGAATACAGAAATGGCTATAGCACTTTAAATTCTGATGCTGTAGATCCTGCTTCTTTTGTATCGCAAAGAACAAGGCTAAATTTTGCTTATAAAAGCGAAGAGTTTAATGCCTTTGTAGCAGCACAAAATGTTAGAGTTTGGGGAGACAGAGCTACTTTAGGTACCACAGATGAAAACGGAATTACACTACAACAAGCTTGGGCAGAAGTTACCACAGGGAAATTTAGTTTTAAATTAGGTAGACAAGAAATTGCTTACGACGCGGAACGTATTTTTGGCGGTGCTAACTGGAACCAACAAGGGCGTAGCCACGATGCCTTTAAAATAAAATTTATGGCAGATGCTAATAACAGAATAGATGTTGGCTTTGCTTTAAACGAGACTTCACAATCTATTTTTGAAGAAGCATACACGTTAAACAATTATAAAAACTTTCAGTACTTATGGTACAACACCAAATTTAACAAAGTTGGATTAAGCTTTTTATTTTTAAATACTGGTTTTGCTTTTGATGATAATAACGAACAAGAAATAGCATACAACCAAACTATAGGATTAACAACTGCTATAAATGAAAATAAATGGAGTGCAGATGCTTCTGTATACTACCAAACAGGAAAAATTGAAAATACAGATTTGTCTGCTTTAAATGCAAGTGCAAATTTTAGCTATAATTTAAATTCTGAATTTTTACTTGGTCTTGGCGCAGAGTATATGTCTGGTACAGATATGAATGAAACAAATGGCAACTTAAACTCTTTTACTCCTTGGTTTGGCACCAACCATAGGTACAATGGTATAATGGACTATTTTTATGTTGGTAACCATAGTAATTCTGTTGGCCTGGTAGATATTAATGCTAAACTTAACTATTCTAAAAATAAATTCTCTGCTAATTTAGCTCCACACTTTTTTAGTTCTGCAGCTACTATTGTAAATACAAATGGTATAGAACAAGATAGTTATTTAGGTACAGAAATAGACCTTACTTTAGGATACAAGGCATCAAAAAGTATTTTAATAAATGCTGGCTACTCACAAATGTTTGCTTCTGACTCTATGGAGATTATTAAAGGAGGAGACGCCTCTAAGACCAACAATTGGGCTTGGGCAATGATAACTTTTAAACCACATTTTTTAACTTATACCAAAAATTAA
- a CDS encoding universal stress protein, whose protein sequence is MKNILLPTDFSENATNAISYALELFKNESCTFHILNTYVPAIPHSRFMAENSKTLVLEKDTETASKNGLKKTIERINLKHKNPLHNYSTISSFDLLTHEVIDIIKKEHIDFVISGTKGITNFKRVFVGANTMRIVNAIKDCPVLAIPNNYNFQKPKQLVLATDLKRSLSPEALQAILFIAQMYNSTVHILHLKTDTTLDDFQKSNLKIVQNCLASVQLKLHLLPFYANKSEILSQFIKDYAIDTLALVYNNRSYLEELIQEPVLQEADHHTKIPLLVLPS, encoded by the coding sequence ATGAAAAATATACTTTTACCCACAGATTTTTCAGAAAATGCAACTAATGCAATTTCTTATGCTCTTGAGCTTTTTAAAAATGAAAGCTGTACTTTTCATATATTAAATACTTACGTGCCAGCCATACCACATAGCAGGTTTATGGCAGAAAACTCTAAGACATTAGTTTTAGAAAAAGATACGGAAACGGCATCTAAAAATGGTTTAAAAAAAACAATAGAACGCATAAATCTTAAACACAAAAATCCGCTACATAATTACAGTACTATTTCTTCTTTTGATTTGCTAACTCATGAAGTTATAGACATTATAAAAAAAGAACATATAGATTTTGTAATATCTGGCACAAAAGGTATAACTAATTTTAAGCGTGTATTTGTAGGTGCAAATACAATGCGAATTGTAAATGCTATTAAAGATTGTCCAGTTTTAGCTATTCCTAACAATTACAATTTTCAAAAACCAAAACAATTGGTTTTAGCTACAGATTTAAAAAGGAGTTTAAGTCCAGAAGCTTTACAAGCAATACTATTTATTGCACAAATGTACAATTCAACGGTACACATTCTTCATTTAAAAACTGATACGACTTTAGATGATTTTCAAAAATCAAATTTAAAAATTGTTCAAAACTGTTTAGCATCGGTACAACTAAAACTACACTTATTACCGTTCTACGCCAATAAATCTGAAATACTAAGTCAGTTTATAAAAGATTATGCAATAGATACTTTGGCGTTGGTTTATAACAACCGTAGCTATTTAGAAGAATTAATACAAGAACCTGTTTTACAAGAAGCAGACCACCACACTAAAATTCCGTTATTGGTTTTACCTAGCTAA
- a CDS encoding ExbD/TolR family protein → MKLKGRNKVSPDFSMSSMTDIVFLLLVFFMLTSNAPNALDLLLPKAKGKSTNTQNVSVSINKNLEYFVNSEKINGKYIEIELKKALEGQEKPTIILRAEETVPVKEAVNVMDIANKNNYKVILAVRAK, encoded by the coding sequence ATGAAATTAAAAGGAAGAAATAAAGTAAGTCCAGACTTTAGTATGTCGTCTATGACGGACATTGTGTTTTTGTTGTTGGTATTTTTTATGTTAACATCAAACGCGCCAAATGCATTAGATCTGTTGCTTCCAAAGGCAAAAGGGAAGTCAACCAATACACAAAATGTATCTGTAAGTATTAATAAAAACTTAGAGTATTTTGTGAATAGTGAAAAAATAAACGGGAAGTATATTGAAATTGAATTAAAGAAAGCACTAGAAGGTCAAGAAAAACCAACAATTATTTTAAGGGCAGAAGAAACAGTACCTGTTAAAGAGGCAGTAAATGTTATGGATATTGCTAATAAAAATAATTACAAGGTTATCTTAGCTGTGCGAGCTAAATAA
- a CDS encoding bifunctional folylpolyglutamate synthase/dihydrofolate synthase, whose amino-acid sequence MTYSQTLDWMFAQLPIYQNKGKSAFNGKLDNIKLFSKALGSPEKQFKSIHVAGTNGKGSSSHMLASILQEAGYKVGLYTSPHLKDFRERIRINGDKIPQSHVIKFVEDNMSFFKAHKLSFFEMTVAMAFAYFANENVDIAIIEVGLGGRLDSTNIITPEVSLITNIGLDHTDLLGDTLEKIAVEKGGIIKNNIPVVVSENQTETAPIFEEIANLKNAPIFFADSILVKTYKTSLLGNYQQKNIKGVLATLKQLKEFTITNSAIEKGLLNVVENTGLMGRWQLLQEQPRVICDTAHNKEGLSLTIKQLEAQKYESLFIVLGVVKDKNLDAILPLFPKNANYFFCCPKIERGLNAEELKGEASGFLLQGNAYSSVKEALEKAKSLAKKEDLIYVGGSTFVVAEIV is encoded by the coding sequence ATGACATATAGCCAAACGTTAGATTGGATGTTTGCACAACTTCCAATATACCAAAACAAAGGAAAATCTGCGTTTAATGGTAAGTTAGATAATATAAAGCTATTTTCTAAAGCTTTAGGCTCTCCAGAAAAACAGTTTAAAAGTATACACGTAGCAGGTACCAATGGTAAAGGCTCTAGTAGTCATATGTTAGCGTCTATTTTACAAGAGGCAGGCTATAAAGTTGGTTTGTATACTTCTCCGCATTTAAAAGATTTTAGGGAGCGTATTAGAATTAATGGCGATAAAATTCCGCAAAGTCACGTAATAAAATTTGTAGAAGATAATATGTCTTTTTTTAAAGCGCATAAACTTTCTTTTTTTGAGATGACAGTAGCAATGGCTTTTGCATACTTTGCAAATGAGAATGTGGATATTGCAATTATAGAAGTTGGTTTGGGCGGAAGATTAGATTCTACCAATATAATTACACCAGAGGTTTCATTAATAACAAACATAGGGTTAGACCATACAGATTTATTAGGAGATACTCTTGAGAAAATTGCTGTAGAAAAAGGAGGGATTATTAAAAATAATATTCCGGTTGTAGTAAGTGAAAATCAAACGGAGACTGCACCAATTTTTGAAGAAATTGCAAATTTAAAAAACGCACCAATATTTTTTGCAGATTCTATTTTGGTAAAAACATACAAAACATCTTTGTTGGGTAATTATCAGCAAAAAAATATAAAAGGTGTTTTAGCTACACTTAAGCAATTAAAAGAATTTACAATTACTAATAGTGCAATTGAAAAAGGGCTGCTAAATGTGGTAGAAAATACCGGATTAATGGGAAGGTGGCAACTTTTACAAGAGCAACCTAGGGTAATTTGTGACACAGCACATAATAAAGAAGGCTTAAGTTTAACTATAAAACAGTTGGAGGCACAAAAATACGAGTCGCTTTTTATTGTCTTGGGAGTTGTTAAGGATAAGAATTTGGATGCTATTTTACCTCTTTTTCCAAAAAATGCAAATTATTTTTTCTGTTGTCCAAAAATAGAAAGAGGGTTAAATGCAGAGGAGTTAAAAGGTGAAGCAAGTGGTTTTTTGTTGCAGGGTAATGCTTATTCGTCTGTAAAAGAAGCACTTGAAAAAGCAAAATCTTTAGCGAAAAAAGAAGATTTAATTTACGTTGGAGGTAGCACTTTTGTTGTTGCAGAAATAGTTTAA
- the ccoS gene encoding cbb3-type cytochrome oxidase assembly protein CcoS, which produces MSVIYVLLTISIVVALFFFVAFIVSVKSGQYDDSYTPSVRMLFEDELVKKSSKTLENKKIEQTKMN; this is translated from the coding sequence ATGAGTGTAATTTATGTGTTGCTAACTATAAGTATTGTAGTAGCGCTGTTTTTCTTTGTAGCATTTATAGTATCGGTAAAGAGTGGTCAGTATGATGATTCTTATACACCGTCTGTACGTATGCTTTTTGAAGATGAACTAGTAAAAAAGAGCTCTAAAACTCTAGAGAATAAAAAAATCGAACAAACTAAGATGAATTAA